The Tautonia plasticadhaerens nucleotide sequence GTGAGCAGCGCCGACCTGACCCAGGTGCTCCGGCTCGACCCGAGGGCCGTCGTCGAGCCCCTCGAACCGGACCACCTCCAGGTCACCCTCATCGACCCGGGCAAACCGCTGGACGACCTGATGCCGGTGGCCCTGACCAATCGCCCCGAGCTGGCCTCGCACCGGGCGATGATCCGGGCGGCGGAGGAGCGGATCCGCCGGGAGAAGGCCCGGCCGATGCTGCCGGTCGTCATGCTCAACGGCTTCCAGAGCGCGGGCATGCTCATCCAGGCGGGCATCTTCGGCATGGGGCCCAACAGCAGCCTCGATCAGTGGAGCGGCCGGTTCGACGGCAGCATCCAGCTCCTCTGGCAGCTCGAGGGGATGGGCCTGGGGAACCTGGCCCGGGTCAAGCGTCAACGGGGGGAGCAGTCGGACGCCATCGCCGACTTCTTCCGGGCGCAGGACCTCGTCTCGGCCGAGGTGACCCGGGCCCGGGCCCGGTTGCAGTCGGCCGCCGCCCGGGTCACCCAGGCCGACCGATCGCTCCGGGCCGCCCTGATCACCTTCGACGGGACCCTGGAGGGCCTCGGCCAGACCTCCCGGTTCGGCGACGTCCTGGAGCTGGTCAACCGGCCCCAGGAGGCGGTCTTCGCGCTGGAAGAGCTCTATGCGGCGTTCGAGAATTACTACGGCACGGTGGCCGAGTACAACCGGGCCCAGTTCGAGCTCTTCCACGCCCTGGGCTACCCGGCCCGGGAGCTGGCCGAGCTGGCCCCGCCGGGCGACCTGATCCCGGTCGACACCTCCCGACCCGACTACCTGCCACCCGTCGGCATCGGGCCCCCCCCGGCGACCCGGTGACCGATCAGGCGTCGGGATCGAGGGAGGAGGCCCCGGACCCGGTCCCGTCCTCGGTCGGGCCCGGGGGGGGTGCCTGGGCGACGGTGCTCGGCTTCGACTGCGGCGCGACCTCGACGTCCTGGCCGTCGGAGAGGACCGAGAGGTCGCCCAGGATGACCTGCTCCGAGCCGTCGATCGGCGTCCAGTCGCCGTCCCCGTCGGGCCCGGGGGCGTGACGACGGTTGGTGACCTCGACCCAGGCCCCGTCGGAGATCCCGGTGCGGACCTCGGCCCGGGTCGCCCGGCCGTCCTGGAGGATCCAGCAGTAGGACTGGGCCCCCTCCCGGACGAGGGCGTCGGTCGGGAGCGCCCGGACGCCGGGGCGGTCGATCTTGACCTCGGCATAGGCATACATGCCGGGCAGGAGCTGGCCGTCGGTGTTGGGCAGGTCGATCTCGGCCCGGAGCGTCCGGCTGGTGACGTTCAGCGCCCAGGAGGTCCGGGTGACCGAGCCCTCCAGCGGCTCGTCCCGGAAGGCCCGGACGAGGATCGACGCCTTCGCCCCGTCCTTGACGAAGATGGCGTCGCTCTCGGGGATGTCGACGAAGATCCGGACCACGTCGGTGCGGTCGACCACGTAGATCGGCGCGGCGGCCCCGCTGGGGGAGAGCTTGGGGGCGTTCTTGTCGGCCGTGGGGTCGCCGGTGGAGGGGAGGACGAAGTCGAAGGTGTTCGCGTTGCGGGCGACGATGACGCCGTCGAAGGGGGCGGCGAGCGTGAGGTAGCCGACCCAGGCCTCCCACTTCTTCTCCTCGCTCTGGGCCACGGCCAAGGCGGCCTCGGCCACCTTCACGTCCACCTTCGCCTTGGCGAGTTCGGCCTGCTCGGAGAGCAACTCCGCGTCGGCGTTCTGGATGGAGGCCTGGGCGGCATCCCGGGCGGCGGTGCTCGACTTGAGCTGATTCGTCGACTCCAGGAGGATCTGGGGGGCGACGACGCCCCGGTCCGTCTCCTTCTGGAGGCGGTCGACCTCCGAGGCCCAGCGGTCGACCTCGGCCTGGTACTTCGCCAGGATCGCCTTGGTCTCGTCGAGGTGGGCCTGGGCGGCCTTCACGTCGGCCTCGGCCACGTCGACCATCTTCCCGGCCAGCTCGATCCGCTCCCGGTCCAGCGCGACGGTCGCTTTCTTCGAGTTCAGCTCCTCGACGATCTCGGGGACGAAGAGCGTGGCCAGCACGTCCCCCTTCTTCACCCGGTCGCCGATGTCGACGATCCATTCCTCGATGTACGCGGTCATCTTCGGGTAGATCGACGTCCGCTCATACGCCTCGATGAAGCTCGGCTGGCCGACGACCCGGGTGATGTCCCGGGCCTCGGGCCGGACGACCCGAACCGTCGGCGGCTTCGAGACGCTCGTGTAGGAGGGCTCCGGCGTGCTGTCGCAGCCGACGGCGAGGGCGATCGCCGCCAGCAGGCAGGACGCCGGCCGGGCGAGGCCGGGGGGGCGGCCGGTCGCCGGGGGCCGGGGCGTGCGTCGCATCGCGGTTCTCCGGGTCGAGGGGATCATCGGTGGCCCCCCTGGGCGGGGTCGTCCGGCGGGGTCGGGCCGTCGGGGACGGCCCGGGCGTGGGCCGGGGCCTCCTCGGCCCCCGGGCCTCCCGGGCCGGGAGGGTGGTCGGCCCCGTCGGCCCCGTTGCCGGCCGGATCGGGCCGGAAGACGCCGTCGCCGGCCCCCTCGCCCTCCCCTTCCTCGACGGGAGGGTTGGCCTCGTGGTCGTAGTGGGAGCTCTCGGGGTCGCCGGGGTCGATCGACGGGGAGCGGGGCGACCGCTTGCCGATCAGCAGGGTGAAGACCGAGGGGACGACCAGCAGCGTGGCGAAGGTCGACATGACCAGGCCGCCGATGACCGCCCGGCCCAGCGGGGCCTGCATCTGGCTCCCCTTCTCCAGGGCCAGGGCCATCGGCACCATGCCCACGGTCATGGCGCAGGCGGTCATTAGGATCGGCCGGAGCCGCTCCCCGGCCCCGACCACCGCCGCCTCCCTCGACGGCATCCCCGCCTTCCAGTGCTCGTCCATGAACGTGACGAGCATCACCGAGTTCGACACCGAGACGCCCAGGCACATGATCGAGCCCATGAACGACTCGATGTTCAGCGACGTATTCGTGAAGTAGAGCATCGTCGCGATCCCCGCCAGGACCCCCGGCACGGCCGAGATGGACACGACCGCCAGCCTCGGGGACTGGAAGTAGGCCGTCAGCAGGACCAGGATCACGAAGACCGCCACCGAGAGGCCGACCCCGAGCGCCTGGAACATCTCCTCCATCGGCGGGAGCTGGCCCAGGGGGATCACCCGGACGCCCCGGGGGGGGTCCCCCGCGGCGGCGATCGCCGAGGCCACCTGCCGGGAGGCCCGGCCCATGTCCTCCCCCTCCACGTTCGCCGTCAGGGTCAGGTAGCGCTGCGACATCGACCGGTCGTACTGGCCGGGCCGCTGCCCGGTGCTCACGGTCGCCACGTCCCGGACCATCAGGTTCACCAGCGGGTTGACCGACTCCACCGGCAATCGGCCGATGTCGTCGGGGGAGACCATCCGCCGGGGGGGGACCTGGACCTGGACGAGGTAGTCGAAGCCGGTCGCCTTGTCGATCCAGTAGTTCGGCGAGCTGAACCGGGTCGAGACGGTCGCCATGTTCAGGGCCCGGCCGACGTCCTCGACCCTCACCCCGCTGAGGCCCGCCTTCTCCCGGTCGATCTCCACCTCGACGGTCGGGTAGTCGAGCGTCTGCTCGAACTGGACGTCCCGGAGGAAGGGGATCTGCCGCATCGCGTCGGCGATCTTCTCGGCGTGCCCTCGGATCAGCTTCAGGTCGGTGCCGATGACCCGGACGGCGATCGGCGTCGAGGAGCCGAAGCTCATCACCTGGGTGACGATGTCCCCCGGCTCGAAGCCGAAGGTGCAGAGCCCGGCCTGCCGCTTCGCCTCCTCGGCGGGCAGCCCCCCCCGCTCCAGCCGGTCGGCCATCCAGGGGATCACCTTCTCGGGCAGGACCTTGCGCATCCGCTCCCGGAACGCGTCGAGCGTGATGCCGCTCCCATCGGTAAAGGCCACGCGGAGCTGGCCGTCGTCGGGCCCCCTCATGAACAGCAGCATGTTGTCGATGCCGAAGTTCGGCGCCACCTGGCCGACGAACCCCATCGTGATCGCCAGGTTCTCGACCTTCGCCTCCGCCTCGATCTCCTCCAGGCACTTGACCGCCATCTCCCGGGTCAGCTCGTAGTCCGACCCCGGGGGCGGCCGGAACCGGAGGACGAACTCCCCGGAGTCGATCTGCGGGAACAGCTCGGTGCCGACCTGGAGGCCCAGCCCGGCCAGTACCAGGACGCAGGCGATCAGGTACGCCGGGACCACGACCCAACGGGCGGCGACCAGCCCCCCCACTCCCTTCGAGTAGCCGGAGACGATCCGGTCGAAGAGGCCCTTCTTCTCCTCCTGGCCGGCGTGATGGCGGTGGGCCTTCAACAGGTGCACGCTCATGATCGGCACGAACATGCTGGAGAGCAGGTACGAGGAGATCATCGCGAACCCGACGCCCAGCGTCAGCGGCACGAACAGCGAGCGCAGCGGGTCCCCCATGATGAAGGCGGGGATGAAGACCGAGAGGATGCAGAGCAACGCCAGCAGCCGCGGCACGGCCGTCGCGTTGCTGGCCCTCAGGACGGCCGTGGCGATGTTCGAGGTGTGCTTCATCTGCACGTGGACGTTCTCGA carries:
- a CDS encoding TolC family protein, with translation MAPAPTAPTDVRFPINLATALRLADARPLVVAAAQAGTWVAEAKLARAKALWLPTAMVGFDYIRHDGGGPDFNKGILTAPSVNFFYAGGSFIQVVNLTDAYFEPLVARRELDARHWDVQAAKNDSLLRVADAYFAVHRARGSYAGALYCIDRGRQLVDRVDRLGADLVAPVEAQRARNMLADLQQRATSDREDWRVSSADLTQVLRLDPRAVVEPLEPDHLQVTLIDPGKPLDDLMPVALTNRPELASHRAMIRAAEERIRREKARPMLPVVMLNGFQSAGMLIQAGIFGMGPNSSLDQWSGRFDGSIQLLWQLEGMGLGNLARVKRQRGEQSDAIADFFRAQDLVSAEVTRARARLQSAAARVTQADRSLRAALITFDGTLEGLGQTSRFGDVLELVNRPQEAVFALEELYAAFENYYGTVAEYNRAQFELFHALGYPARELAELAPPGDLIPVDTSRPDYLPPVGIGPPPATR
- a CDS encoding efflux RND transporter periplasmic adaptor subunit yields the protein MRRTPRPPATGRPPGLARPASCLLAAIALAVGCDSTPEPSYTSVSKPPTVRVVRPEARDITRVVGQPSFIEAYERTSIYPKMTAYIEEWIVDIGDRVKKGDVLATLFVPEIVEELNSKKATVALDRERIELAGKMVDVAEADVKAAQAHLDETKAILAKYQAEVDRWASEVDRLQKETDRGVVAPQILLESTNQLKSSTAARDAAQASIQNADAELLSEQAELAKAKVDVKVAEAALAVAQSEEKKWEAWVGYLTLAAPFDGVIVARNANTFDFVLPSTGDPTADKNAPKLSPSGAAAPIYVVDRTDVVRIFVDIPESDAIFVKDGAKASILVRAFRDEPLEGSVTRTSWALNVTSRTLRAEIDLPNTDGQLLPGMYAYAEVKIDRPGVRALPTDALVREGAQSYCWILQDGRATRAEVRTGISDGAWVEVTNRRHAPGPDGDGDWTPIDGSEQVILGDLSVLSDGQDVEVAPQSKPSTVAQAPPPGPTEDGTGSGASSLDPDA
- a CDS encoding efflux RND transporter permease subunit; its protein translation is MNPTVFAMRRPITTLMLVVALISGGSLAYSRMRVDIFPSLNTPKIYVYLDFVGMSPAQIEGFIVNQLELYFQYVDGIEDIDTKNIQQVSLCELSFFPGTDMGQAMAQVVAMSDRAMSWMPEGTLPPMIMRMDAGSVPVGYLVLESTETTIGRMGDLAQNIIRPLVQKNVPGTVAISPFGPNMRSIVVNVDPEKLLAYELTPEHVIDALARGNRVVPSGNVYIKDSMPIVANNATVDDIQRLGTIPLKLEDYVFLRDVATFEDDTDITYGYALVNGKKSVYLPIIKKDTASTLNVVADIHKSMHLFQDVVPEDVKVSFEFDESPTVLAAVESVATEGLIGATLTGLMILIFLGDPRSVIVVVSNIPLALLGSLLGLWMTGNTINIMSLGGMALAIGILVDEATVTIENVHVQMKHTSNIATAVLRASNATAVPRLLALLCILSVFIPAFIMGDPLRSLFVPLTLGVGFAMISSYLLSSMFVPIMSVHLLKAHRHHAGQEEKKGLFDRIVSGYSKGVGGLVAARWVVVPAYLIACVLVLAGLGLQVGTELFPQIDSGEFVLRFRPPPGSDYELTREMAVKCLEEIEAEAKVENLAITMGFVGQVAPNFGIDNMLLFMRGPDDGQLRVAFTDGSGITLDAFRERMRKVLPEKVIPWMADRLERGGLPAEEAKRQAGLCTFGFEPGDIVTQVMSFGSSTPIAVRVIGTDLKLIRGHAEKIADAMRQIPFLRDVQFEQTLDYPTVEVEIDREKAGLSGVRVEDVGRALNMATVSTRFSSPNYWIDKATGFDYLVQVQVPPRRMVSPDDIGRLPVESVNPLVNLMVRDVATVSTGQRPGQYDRSMSQRYLTLTANVEGEDMGRASRQVASAIAAAGDPPRGVRVIPLGQLPPMEEMFQALGVGLSVAVFVILVLLTAYFQSPRLAVVSISAVPGVLAGIATMLYFTNTSLNIESFMGSIMCLGVSVSNSVMLVTFMDEHWKAGMPSREAAVVGAGERLRPILMTACAMTVGMVPMALALEKGSQMQAPLGRAVIGGLVMSTFATLLVVPSVFTLLIGKRSPRSPSIDPGDPESSHYDHEANPPVEEGEGEGAGDGVFRPDPAGNGADGADHPPGPGGPGAEEAPAHARAVPDGPTPPDDPAQGGHR